One segment of Deltaproteobacteria bacterium DNA contains the following:
- the hemB gene encoding porphobilinogen synthase — MRFPKLMARRLRKSEQIREMIRETRLCVKDFVYPLFVKEGIHTPVDIKSMPGVQQLPLKDLIKQAKKTYNLGIPAVILFGIPLHKDKLGTEAYNEKGIIVQAIKAVKDAVPELVVIADACFCEYTSHGHCGVIDKEGRLLNEPTRELLRKEAYVYAKAGADVIAPSGMIDGMVNAIRESLDEEGYEDVAIMSYSAKYVSSFYGPFRDAAESSPQFGDRKAYQMDIANSREAIKEVMLDIEEGADIVMVKPALPYLDVIKEVSNKFPYIPLAAYNVSGEYAMVKAAGKLGYIDENAVMMEMLTSIKRAGADIIITYFALDAAHLL, encoded by the coding sequence ATGCGGTTTCCAAAGTTAATGGCACGTCGGTTAAGGAAAAGTGAACAAATAAGGGAGATGATAAGGGAAACACGGTTGTGTGTGAAGGACTTTGTTTATCCCCTGTTTGTGAAGGAAGGAATACACACTCCCGTAGATATAAAATCTATGCCTGGCGTGCAGCAGTTGCCTTTAAAAGATTTAATAAAACAGGCAAAAAAAACATATAATTTAGGTATACCGGCGGTAATTCTGTTCGGCATTCCATTGCATAAGGATAAATTGGGCACCGAGGCTTACAATGAAAAAGGAATAATAGTTCAGGCTATTAAAGCAGTGAAAGATGCGGTGCCGGAGTTGGTAGTCATCGCCGATGCCTGTTTTTGCGAATACACATCTCATGGACACTGTGGTGTGATAGACAAAGAAGGCAGACTTCTAAATGAGCCTACCAGAGAATTATTAAGAAAAGAGGCTTATGTGTATGCTAAAGCAGGGGCAGATGTTATTGCTCCCTCTGGAATGATTGATGGCATGGTAAATGCTATCAGAGAGTCGTTGGACGAGGAAGGTTATGAAGATGTAGCTATTATGTCCTATTCTGCAAAGTATGTTTCTTCTTTTTATGGTCCTTTTCGTGATGCGGCAGAATCCTCTCCACAATTTGGTGATAGAAAGGCATATCAGATGGATATAGCCAATTCCAGAGAGGCAATAAAAGAGGTTATGCTGGATATTGAAGAAGGTGCAGATATTGTTATGGTCAAACCTGCCTTGCCATATTTGGATGTTATAAAAGAGGTTAGCAACAAATTTCCATATATACCCTTAGCCGCGTATAATGTGTCTGGTGAATATGCGATGGTTAAGGCAGCAGGAAAATTGGGTTATATAGATGAAAATGCAGTGATGATGGAGATGCTCACTTCTATCAAGAGAGCAGGAGCGGATATTATAATCACCTATTTTGCTCTGGATGCGGCACATCTTTTATAA
- a CDS encoding DUF89 family protein: MKTKSECILCFMNQALRASNIIGASEEKKMRAAISVIKYLSDVDFAVPPPVISEGVYSRIKKVLNNDDPYKKVKQDFTEIAFSYLPQLKKIVKKSKNPIDTAVRLSLAGNVIDFGSQMEKFDVDDAINTSLSVTITLDDSRIFIEELKKAKNLFFVADNAGEIVFDKLLLQTIKQIYPEINIKTVARKAPIINDITIDEMKAINMQEIGEVLSSGAAIPGLDISRCSEKCKKAFYDADIIISKGQGNFEILSELNDDRIYFLFIVKCSVIACYMNLPLLSRVFSKKREWQDW; the protein is encoded by the coding sequence ATGAAAACAAAATCCGAATGCATTTTATGTTTTATGAATCAAGCACTGAGAGCATCGAATATTATCGGGGCAAGTGAAGAAAAAAAAATGCGGGCGGCAATATCTGTCATAAAATATTTATCTGATGTAGATTTTGCTGTGCCCCCACCAGTGATATCAGAAGGTGTATATTCACGCATAAAAAAGGTATTGAATAACGATGATCCTTACAAAAAGGTTAAACAAGATTTTACTGAAATTGCCTTTTCTTACTTACCCCAACTAAAAAAAATAGTAAAGAAATCAAAAAATCCCATAGATACGGCAGTAAGACTGTCTTTAGCGGGAAATGTAATAGATTTCGGCTCACAGATGGAAAAATTTGATGTAGATGACGCCATAAATACATCCCTTTCTGTCACAATAACGCTTGATGATTCCAGAATTTTTATAGAGGAATTAAAAAAGGCAAAAAATCTCTTTTTCGTTGCCGACAATGCAGGAGAGATAGTATTTGATAAACTACTCCTACAAACCATAAAACAAATCTATCCAGAAATAAATATAAAGACCGTAGCCAGAAAAGCACCGATTATAAATGATATCACCATAGATGAAATGAAAGCTATAAACATGCAGGAGATAGGAGAAGTCCTCTCCAGTGGTGCTGCCATACCGGGATTGGATATTTCTCGCTGTAGTGAAAAATGTAAAAAGGCATTTTATGATGCAGATATTATTATCTCCAAAGGACAGGGAAACTTTGAAATACTATCAGAACTAAATGACGATAGAATCTATTTTCTATTTATCGTAAAATGTAGTGTAATCGCTTGTTATATGAATCTTCCACTACTTTCTCGTGTATTTTCCAAGAAGAGAGAATGGCAAGACTGGTAG
- a CDS encoding epoxyqueuosine reductase QueH, protein MYPQYGLEKHKAYGTKLHRQLLAKFGVSPIHRLSFKPVSIIKKNENNILLHVCCGPCATSVIERLKERFNEITLFFYNPNIHPKKEYERRLDEVRKLAEKWKSKLIEGRYDIRKWFKMTYIYKREPEKGKRCTVCYAMRMLEAVKLARELHLPYFTTTLTVSPLKDEKRIFHIGKILSEKFGVKFLEEDFKKKNGFKRSVEISKKLNIYRQNYCGCIYSLMERKHGYCKDTLKERSLF, encoded by the coding sequence ATGTATCCTCAATACGGGCTTGAAAAACACAAGGCTTATGGAACAAAGCTGCACAGGCAATTGCTTGCAAAATTTGGTGTATCGCCCATTCATCGCCTGTCTTTCAAACCTGTTTCTATCATTAAAAAAAATGAAAATAATATACTCCTGCATGTCTGCTGCGGCCCCTGTGCCACATCTGTCATAGAAAGGTTAAAAGAGAGGTTCAACGAGATAACACTCTTTTTCTACAACCCAAACATCCATCCTAAAAAAGAATACGAAAGAAGATTGGATGAGGTAAGGAAACTGGCTGAAAAATGGAAGTCAAAGCTCATTGAGGGAAGATACGACATCAGAAAATGGTTTAAGATGACCTATATATACAAACGCGAACCAGAGAAGGGAAAAAGATGCACGGTGTGTTATGCGATGAGAATGCTTGAGGCAGTGAAATTGGCCAGAGAGTTACATCTTCCATACTTTACAACCACTTTGACCGTAAGTCCCTTAAAGGATGAAAAACGCATCTTCCACATTGGTAAAATTCTATCTGAAAAATTTGGTGTGAAGTTTTTGGAAGAAGATTTCAAAAAAAAGAATGGATTTAAAAGAAGCGTAGAAATTTCAAAGAAACTCAATATATACAGACAAAATTATTGTGGATGTATATACTCGCTTATGGAGAGAAAACATGGATATTGCAAAGACACTCTTAAAGAAAGAAGCCTATTCTGA
- a CDS encoding AAA family ATPase, translated as MDIAKTLLKKEAYSEDIRYIKLLQTHISWVFLTGKYAYKVKKPVNFGFLDYSTLEKRRFFCFKEVELNRRLSPDIYIGVVPINDDGGRITIGGKGKIIDYAVKMIEMPQEKMMDELLEKNKVSKETIEKIAYIISNFHQKAERNTDIDKFGEIKVIKNNTDENFMQTKDYIDNLITRHQYDALLKYTDDFYKENKDLFAKRIKQGRICDCHGDLYSKNICIMDNIYIYDCIEFNDRFRYSDTASDVAFLAMDLDFHNEKELSQYFISSYAGFSHDCNLSSIVPFYKIYRAYVRGKVHAFQSNDETSRQYFDLSYSYIPKRYKPTLFCIIGLTGTGKTTISKELAKRLNSLIFHSDYVRKELLSISPYKKELASYNEGIYASQATEKTYAEMIKRAKNALKRGQNVILDATYREKKKRETVQSEVAKLGIEPIFVETICKEKEIKERLKKREKEKTVSDGRWEIYVKQKEEFEHLSENEGVVIDTSHSLQENISYLLNLIADDRRN; from the coding sequence ATGGATATTGCAAAGACACTCTTAAAGAAAGAAGCCTATTCTGAAGATATAAGGTACATTAAGCTTTTGCAAACCCATATTTCATGGGTGTTTCTGACAGGCAAATACGCTTATAAAGTGAAAAAACCTGTAAATTTTGGTTTTTTAGATTATTCCACATTGGAGAAAAGAAGGTTTTTCTGTTTTAAGGAGGTGGAGTTAAACCGTCGACTTTCGCCCGATATATACATCGGAGTTGTTCCTATAAACGATGACGGGGGAAGAATAACTATAGGCGGAAAAGGCAAAATAATAGATTATGCAGTGAAAATGATAGAAATGCCGCAAGAGAAAATGATGGATGAATTGTTGGAAAAAAACAAGGTTTCAAAAGAAACAATAGAGAAAATTGCATATATTATTTCCAATTTTCATCAAAAAGCAGAGAGAAACACAGACATTGATAAATTTGGTGAGATAAAGGTGATTAAGAACAATACAGATGAAAATTTCATGCAAACCAAAGACTACATAGACAATTTGATTACACGACATCAGTATGATGCTCTTCTTAAATACACCGATGATTTTTACAAGGAAAATAAAGACCTATTTGCAAAAAGGATAAAACAGGGGAGAATATGTGATTGTCATGGGGATTTGTATTCTAAAAACATCTGCATAATGGACAACATATACATCTACGACTGTATAGAATTCAATGATCGGTTCAGATACTCCGATACAGCTTCAGATGTTGCCTTTTTAGCAATGGATCTGGATTTTCATAACGAAAAAGAGCTTTCCCAATATTTCATATCTTCTTATGCGGGCTTTTCTCACGACTGCAACCTGTCATCTATCGTTCCCTTTTACAAAATTTATCGGGCTTATGTAAGGGGTAAGGTTCATGCTTTTCAATCAAATGATGAGACTTCCAGGCAGTATTTTGATCTATCCTACAGCTATATTCCAAAAAGATATAAACCCACCCTATTCTGTATTATAGGTTTAACGGGAACTGGAAAAACAACAATATCTAAAGAATTGGCAAAGAGATTAAACTCTCTTATCTTTCATTCTGATTATGTAAGAAAAGAACTCCTGTCTATTTCTCCTTATAAAAAAGAATTGGCTTCTTATAATGAGGGGATATACGCATCTCAAGCCACAGAAAAAACCTATGCAGAAATGATAAAAAGGGCAAAGAATGCATTAAAACGGGGGCAAAATGTAATATTAGATGCTACCTATAGAGAAAAGAAAAAGAGAGAAACAGTGCAAAGCGAGGTTGCCAAATTGGGTATAGAACCTATCTTTGTAGAAACAATATGTAAGGAGAAAGAAATAAAAGAAAGATTAAAAAAGAGAGAGAAGGAAAAGACAGTTTCTGATGGAAGATGGGAGATATATGTAAAGCAAAAAGAGGAGTTTGAACATCTCTCCGAAAATGAAGGTGTGGTTATAGATACAAGTCATTCACTCCAGGAGAATATATCCTATTTGCTTAATTTAATTGCCGACGACAGGAGAAACTGA
- a CDS encoding mechanosensitive ion channel family protein: protein MLNSFMQQTFLQNRILDYLIFIAVFLVSVFIIQIFKIIVLKRLKKWAEKSNTTIDDFLIHIIEKTLLPLLYFGAFYLSTRCLTLNSFLNKAIDALGIALLTAFGVYFFIKIINYALENYWLKGKDATKERNIKAIMPIVKITIWGLGIVFLLNNLGFKISAVIAGLGIGGVAIALAAQVILGDLFSYFAILFDRPFEIGDFIIIDDYLGTVEHIGIKTTRIRSLGGEQLVLSNTDLTSSRLRNYKRMGKRRVIFRLGVTYETSLEQLKEIPTTIRDIIKSIDDTVFDRAHFFSYGDFSLIFEIVYYIVGRNYNKYMNIQQEINFKIKEEFEKRGIEFAYPTQTLYLNKTNKTE from the coding sequence ATGCTCAACAGTTTTATGCAACAAACGTTCCTTCAAAACCGTATTTTGGATTATCTTATTTTTATTGCGGTTTTTCTCGTCTCTGTCTTTATTATACAAATATTCAAGATCATCGTCTTAAAACGCTTGAAGAAGTGGGCAGAGAAAAGTAATACCACCATAGATGACTTCTTAATTCATATCATTGAAAAGACACTCCTTCCCTTGCTGTATTTTGGCGCTTTTTACCTGAGCACCAGGTGTTTAACACTGAATTCTTTTCTAAATAAAGCTATCGATGCTTTAGGTATAGCTCTTCTAACTGCTTTTGGAGTCTATTTCTTTATAAAAATAATCAATTACGCACTGGAAAACTACTGGCTGAAAGGAAAAGATGCAACCAAAGAGCGCAACATCAAGGCAATAATGCCTATAGTAAAGATAACTATCTGGGGTTTGGGCATTGTCTTTTTACTGAATAATCTCGGTTTTAAAATTTCTGCAGTAATTGCCGGCTTAGGTATCGGAGGAGTAGCGATTGCTTTAGCGGCCCAGGTAATTTTGGGAGACTTATTCAGTTACTTTGCCATACTCTTTGACCGCCCATTTGAAATTGGTGATTTTATCATCATTGACGATTACTTAGGAACTGTTGAGCATATTGGTATCAAAACCACAAGAATACGCAGTTTAGGAGGAGAGCAATTAGTGCTTTCCAATACCGACCTTACCAGTTCACGCTTGCGCAACTATAAAAGAATGGGCAAACGCCGCGTAATCTTTAGGTTGGGCGTCACCTATGAAACCAGCTTAGAACAATTAAAGGAAATACCAACCACAATTAGAGATATTATAAAAAGCATTGATGATACTGTTTTCGATCGTGCGCATTTCTTCTCCTATGGGGATTTTAGTCTCATCTTTGAAATAGTCTATTACATCGTTGGTAGAAATTACAATAAATATATGAATATTCAGCAGGAAATAAACTTCAAAATTAAAGAAGAATTT